The Fibrobacter sp. genomic sequence GCTGGCTAAAGTTGTCGTTGGGAATAAAAGCGATACCAACCATCTGAGTCAGATAGGCCGGATCCATGAAGCAAGAAACAGCGGTCTTAATTTCATCGCCAGTCTCTTCGTCTTCGCTATACGTGTAGCCCTTTAGGAACTGGGTCTCGTAACGGGCGCCAATATAGGGCTTGAGCATTTCCGTCATGTTGAAGTCCAGGGTGGATTCCCAGAAAATCTTATCTACGGATTTACGCTTACCCAAACCGTCAGTCCAAGTCTGCCCCAACTGCAGGTCAATCAGGTTACGCCAATTGGCCACGGACCACTTACCCTGCACATCGGCGTAATAGGTCACCAACCAAGTGTACATGGAAGTTCCGTCTTCTTGCCAGTTGCTAAACTGCATACGGGTGTACTTGACTCCGGCCACCACGTCGGCGGTCCAGTTTTCGGGCAGGGCGCCTTCGAACATGCCTCCTTCGGCATGGGCGGTAGTTGCAGAAGCCAAAGCGGCTAGACCAA encodes the following:
- a CDS encoding DUF3078 domain-containing protein, producing MKLKSLILFGLAALASATTAHAEGGMFEGALPENWTADVVAGVKYTRMQFSNWQEDGTSMYTWLVTYYADVQGKWSVANWRNLIDLQLGQTWTDGLGKRKSVDKIFWESTLDFNMTEMLKPYIGARYETQFLKGYTYSEDEETGDEIKTAVSCFMDPAYLTQMVGIAFIPNDNFSQRVAFANRMTISHGYGYADDPDTEDEIEEVKDEPGMETITEFKYALSDIVSFKTRLWTFTNFKGKDEIDAKWENLLAVIIAPLIELQVGYDMVYDKDQDVDVQYKNMVLFGITWRWF